In Podarcis raffonei isolate rPodRaf1 chromosome 8, rPodRaf1.pri, whole genome shotgun sequence, the genomic window ccaggccttagtttgcctacccatgcagtaGACCATGATCTTTATTGCTGCGCAACTACTCCCCATGGGAATAAGGAACCCTGAGCATGGAGGGACATCCTCTTTTAAaccttccctctttcccccagaatacactttgaggggcatcattgatacatcattaCTACATCACTAGTAtgtcacaaatggggaggggtaGACAAGGGtatacagaggacgagatggtgggacagtgttctcgaagctgccagcatgagtttgaccaaactgcgggaggcagtggaagacaggagggcctggcgtgctctggtccagggggtcacgaagagttggacaccactaaacgactaaacaacaacaacaacaacaacatacagggGTTACACCAGTTCAACATGAGGTCCCTTGATCAGACCCCTTTCCCAACACCTCTTAAGTCCCCATCACTGAAAGGACAATGAAACTCTTGACACCTCCTTGCCCTCAGGACTTGGCTGGAGctgggctttcagaacacctgacTTGCTCAACTGTCTCTTGCTGCCCCCTGGTCACTCCCTGGGGGGGGCCCTGTCTGTGCTCTCTCGCTTGGGGAATGATGGCGGGAGgccctgttcctgctgcctgCAGTGACCTCCCGCTTCTTGGTTCATGGACGGAGGCGGAGCCCAAATTCACCTCATTTAAGGATCAACATGGCGTTGGAATGAGGAGAGTCGCTTAAAGTGTGGATTTTCTACGAACTTGAAAAGGTAGGTATCTTcactgagctgtcaagttgaaaggatacattcgggcaaaatatttgtaacattgtaacgactttaaagatgtgccccccccctgtaatttccgtaaccagagctacaactcccggCACCCTGATTCAACTACAGCTCCTGCGGTTCTTTTGGGGGGGCTGGGGAGTCATGTGCACCAGGGGAGTCTACTGCCCCCCCTCGGCTAGAGTGGTGAGGAatcccagccaggtgggcggggtataaatatattattattattattattattattaatcaaccaTTACAACTATTACTGTTCTTTTCCCTGGCCTCCCCTGCATGCCGACTGGGAACTGGATGATCCAGGCATTTGGTCTCCCGACGAAGGACGGAATAGAAATTCAATGAACAGCCATGATATTTCGGGAGTGTTGTAAGCAAAGTCTGCCCTTATTGTGTCTTCCAGGCCCAATGAAGACGCACAGCAGGCGGGCCCTCGAGCCCGATGCCCAATCGAAGCCAAAGACGCCCCAAGCGAGGCGGCCAATAGCGAGCCGGGCCTATCAGCGGAGGCGACCGCCGTTTGTTTACGCCAAGGGCTCCGCCCCGAGGAACCGCACCCAACCGCTTGTCCGCCCGTGGCCAATGGCGAGAGAGGGAGGGCGGGCTCCCCCACCACAGGGAGCCAATGCGGCGGCGAGGACGCGGTCCGGCCAATAGGTTCTGGAGGAGGGCGGGGACTATGCGGCGGGAGGCGGGACTAGAGCTGCCCTGCGTCCAATGGCGtcgcggcggaggcggagcagcGCGCGGAAGCGGCCCTGAGCCCGGAAGGGAGCCGGTGGCGGCTCCGGCGGCGGCGAGGGGCGATGGCGGCGAGTCGCGCGGGCGGCGGGGCGGAGCTCGTGCAGCTGAACGTGGGCGGCCGGAGGCGAGTGCGGGGGGGGGCGGCGTCGCCATGGAGACCGCCGGGTCACGCCCCCTTGACGGGGGGGAGGCCCTCGAAAGGCAGCCAAGGCGCTAGTCCTCAGGGCAGCCGCTTTCCTGCCGGGACCGGGGGTGGCGGGGACCTTCTGCCCGCCCGCGCTCACggcccctcctcctttttctgcaggttcagcACCTCCCGCCAGACCCTCACCTGGATCCCGGATTCCTTCTTTTCCAGGTgcccggggggggaggggggagaagagccCCTTCGATCGTCTTTGAGCATTTACACCCCTAATtataagagtggctggggaaacccagccagatgggcaggctattattattattattattattattattattattattattattatttataataccccgcccatccagctgggtttccccagccactcttggaagcacccaacagattaaaaacagaataaaacatcagtcattaaaaacttccctaaacatgtcttctaaaagtctggtagttgtttatctccttgacatcagctgggagggcgttccacaggacaggggccaccactgagaaggccctctgtctggttccctgtaacttcacttctcgcagggagggaaccgccagaagaccctcggagctggatctcagtgtccgggcaaaataatgggggggagacgctccttcaggtatactggaccgaggccatttagggctttaaaggtcagcaccaacactttgaattgtgctcagaaacatactgggagccaatgtaggtctttcaagaccaatgttatatggtctcggaggccgcccccagtcaccagtctagctgccacattctggattagttgtagtttccgggtcaccttcaaagggagccccatgtagagcgcatggcagtagtccaagtgggagataactagagcatgcaccgctctggcgagacagtctgcgggcagagagggtctcatcctgcataccagatggagctgggagacagctgccctggacacagaattgacctgtgcctccatggacagctgtgcgtACAGAATGACtctgcgcacctgctccttcaggacacagttgccccattcaggaccagggtgtCCCCCACACCTGTTGTTGGAGGCTGCCTGTCTTCAGCATCAGAAGGATGGGTCACAGGTATTACTTAAAAACTAATAAATTAAGGTGTAGCCCCATTGCAGGTATTTCTTGTCCTCTTGCGTGCTGTGTGTAtttgccccacgtagagcacatggcagtagtccaagtagcCCCATCCGCTCTGGTCCTTGAGGAAGGGGGAAGGCCTGGGACCCCCTGCCCAGGGAATGCTGGCTGGGCTGCGGGGCGTCTCTCCCCTGGACTTGGAGGCCTCGTCAAGCATTTCGGGGGAGGGTTGTGGATGGGAGGAGGCTCAGGATGCTCGGCCCCCAAGAGCCCCATTTCCTGGGTTGCCCTGCAGAGCTGCCTCTGAGCAGCCAAGGGTCTCCATGGTGAGAGGAGAGGCCGCATGTTCAGTGGCGGCAGGGGAAGCCAGCCTGACTCGTCCGCCTGGGCCGCCTTGAGCGCAGGCCTTCAGGGTGGCTCTGCCTCTCCAGCCTCGCTTGCCCTGATTCAGCAGCAGCCTCACCTGCATCTGTTTGACTTGCAGCCTCCTCAGCGGACGGATCTCCACCTTGAAGGATGAAACGGGGGCGGTGAGTGGCTCTGAGATCCTTTTCCTTGCTCTGTTCCTGGAGAGCAGGATGAGGGTGGCAGGAGGGGTAGATAACCTGGTGCCttcttggactgcagctcccatcatccctgaccccctagcaaggggctggtgggagctggagtccaatataGAACTttaaggagagtctgccaccttcccAGGGAGTCTGTCCCTCTGCCAAATGTCTcttgccgtcagaaagttcttcctaatgtctggAGGCCCCACATTCCCTGTCCGTGCTGTGAGAAATTAAGTGAAATGAACACCCAGCACGTCTGCGGAATCACATCTGCCTAAATGGGGAGAATGAGACTGCAGTCGCATTGCATGGCAGGAGAATCCCTTGGCTCGGCCTTTATGGGACACACTGCAAGCTGCCTTGGTGCAAGTCTGCAGCCAAACACCCCCTGTCTCTTTCCTCCTAGATCTTCATCGACCGAGACCCCGATATCTTTGCCCCCATCCTCAACTTCCTCCGGACCAAAGAGCTTGACATCAGGTGTGGAAGAAAGACCTCAGCAGCCTCTCTAGGCTGGGCATGGAGCCGGGGGCTGGAGGGGGGTCTGTGTTGGGGCTCTGCTGTTCTAGCACTTTCTTCTGAGATTCCTTGGGAGGCAGGTTGTGCCGGATcaggtccagcatccttttctcacagtggctgaccagattaTTGGAGGCGAATTTTCCCTGGTGGCAGACGACAGAACCACGAGACTGATGTAAAATACTCAAACAAGAGTTTTATTACGGCtacacaaacaacaaacacaaagcatGTGGATGTTCTTTTTCTCAGGCAGTTGCAAACTGCAACTTCTTCTCTCTTCATTCACATCACCAGCTGTGCCTAATTAGCCTGGAAAACCACACCCAGAATTCATAGAAAATGTCCTTAAAGTTACCTGCACCCTTTTCCTGTTTTGTGACGAATGATACCGAACACAGATGCCGCTTTTGGAAAACCCACAAGTGAAATCTGAGCCCTCTCCTCTTGTTAAGCCATCCAGGCTGGTGGCCatcagttccgcagtttaactctgCTGCGTCAAGTAGGACTTcgttttctctgtcctgaaactCCCAGCCTTCAGCTTCACTGCATCTCCAAGAGTTCTAGAGTTAGGAGAGATGGAGAACAATTTCTCTGTCCCCACTTCTTCCAGGCCATGCCTAATCTTATAAGCCTCTGTCATGCCACCTCTTTCTTGTCAATTCTCTAAACAAAAAATTCCGAATGCTTCAAGCTTTCTTCCTAGCCCTCAGTTTCCCTCTGGCCCTTTTGGCGGATGGGTGGGTGTCTTCCATGCAGACTTGGGGGGATGAGGCTCCCTGGTGACCTTTCTCTTTGTGCCCCCAGGAGGACCAACGTTTCACTGCTCCTGCACGAAGCGCAGTTCTACGGGATCACACCGCTAGGTATGCACAAAGGGGGATCAGACTTGCCTGGGCAGCacctggtttgttgttgtttttgcaaagtctggattttgggggtgggtggggcttgCACCATGTTGTGGTCCCAAATACTTGGCGCTTTGGTGATTTGTCTCTGCTCTTCCTGGTTTAATTTTCTGTTccagccccaccccccacccccgctgcacTCTGAGCCACCTCCAGAGAGGCAGCAGGGCTGGGTGGGCAAGGGGCCCCAGTGCCCCCCAGGGTCAAAGGCCACGGTGATCTGATCCTCTTCCTTGCTTCCCTTGTCTCTAGTGCGCCGCCTGCAGTTACGTGAGGAGCTGGAGCGCTCGTCCTGCGGGAGTGTCCTTTTCAATGGCTACCTGCCGCCACCAGGTAGGAGGCAGGGCAcacctggggaagggaggggggcttTGCAGGACTTTGGGTTTActtatttattccataaaatttgCACACCACTTGATTGATCAgtaaccctcaaagcagtttatcaaAGGATAAAACAACGTTATCAAGCAAAATCTACAATActtggccaactcccaagagactgcgacctactcacaaaattaaaaactggcagtgagcttctttggggggggggagccagtgatctatcacagacgtccagtgatctgttggacatgcctgctttaaaatatacaaagcagattaaaacttgcATGGACTTTCTAAGCGCCTGGGCAGGCTTGATTTTAGCAAGTGCCCGAAAGAGTGTCTGCCTGACGTcaaggggcagggagttccaaagtgcaggtccTGCCagactaaaagattgatttcttataaACACGGAACAGGGATTATATGGCACCTGTAAGTGGTGCCAGTTCTGCCAGTTTAAGTGGTCAGGTGGGCACAAGAGGGGTGAGGAGATcctgcaggtaaactggtcctgAGCGGTTAAGGGCTTTGCGTACTAATACTAACACCTTGAGCAGCCCGTGGCAAATGGGCAACCAGCGCTGACCTCTGAGCACCAAAAGCGGGATATGCTGGCCAGGCCTCCCTCGTGCTGCAGTAATTTGGGCTGGGGGTGGAGGTGCCGGTCCCCATGACTAAGGCTGGGGTGGctctgccttcccccccccccacttcgccCTCTTGCTCAGCCACCCtcacccctcctcctctccttcccagtcTTCCCTGCCAAACGGAGAAACCGCCACAGCGTCACGGGAGCACAGCTGGCGGCCCGCGCGGGGAACCTCTCGGAGCGGGGCCTCGTGCGCCGGAGCAACACCATGCCTCCCAACCTGGGGAACGCGGGGCTCCTGGGGCGGCTGCTGGAGGAGAGGGCCTCAGCCACAGGTATGTGCCACtctggggagatgggggaagaagGGGCAGGGGCTGCCAGCAGGAGGGAGTTTGGGTCTGGGTCTCAGGTGCTGTGGGGGGGTCTCCCTTGCCCGACCCTCTCTGCTATCAAACGGGGGCAACAACCAGGGAGTTGCGCACCTCCCATGTTCCCATTTTCGGGGTCAGTGGTTCCCTGAGTGGGTGGCATGGTCCTGTGgggggcagtgtggtgtagtggttaagagcggtagactcgtaatctggggaaccgggttcgcgtttccgctcctccacctgcagctgctgagtgaccttgggccagtcacacttttctgaagtctcagccccactcaccccacagagtgtttgttgtgggagaggaaaggaaaggagattgttagccgctttgagactccttcgggtactgataaagtggaatatcaaatccaaactcttctccaaaCTCTTTGTtgatctatcccatatggggataatcccagtgtcctctggtGGCTGTAAGCtaacagagcatctctagctaaaaaacTGTTCCAACGatggaggaagtcaaaaagagagagtgtgctgcgtgccttgtccttttgttacctggacaggtaaggtcacacccacctctagtcacatgcaaaggaaggatgttccagccaggaggaaacaggaagttttcagcTGGCTGgtccaaacatccccttgcatgtccactctagcaaaacaaggaatgttgtacttgactgctacttatgtatcacatcccacatgcATCCCAAATGGGGCATCTTTATCCCCTGGGATCTGACCAGGCGAGGCTGGGGAGCTGGCCTGTGGTGATCCCAGTTCCCCTTTTCCACTAGCCCCGGGTGCCAGAAGGGGGATGTCCCACAAGGGAACAgccaggaaggggagggggcctTGCTCAGCGTCTCTCTTTGTGGCCACCTCTTTCCTCCAGGAGGGACCGGTGACCCTGGCGTGGTGCGGCTGGTGTGTGGGCACCACAACTGGATTGCGGTGGCCTTTGCTCAGTTCTTCGTCTGCTACCGGTGAGTGGCCCTCTTGGgcatggggaggcaaactaaggcccgggggtcagatccagcccaatcgccttctcattctggcccacggacggtccgggtatcagcgtgtttttacttgagtagaatgtgcccttttatttaaaacacatctctgggttatttgtggggcataggaatttgttcatttttcccccaaaatgtagtccggccccccacaaggtctgagggacagtggaccgccccatgctgaaaaagtttgctgacccctgctcttgggcCTCTCCAGCCCAGAGGTTCAGCTGGATGCTCTGGGGTCCAAGAGCCCCCTCCTTCCCAGGCCCCCACCCCGCTTCCTGACTGCTCTCTCTGTCCCCTAGGATGAAAGAGACGTCTGGCTGGCAGCTGGCTTTCTGCAGCCCCCGGCTGGACTGGGTCATTGAGCGGTTGGCGCTGAACGCCCGGGTGCTGGGGGGCTCTCTGGGGGACAGCGACAAGATGGTGGCGGCCGCCTCCTGCAGCGAGATCCTACTCTGGGCTCTGCAGCCCGACGGGAACGGCACAGAGATTGGTGAGGCCTGGCAGCCCCTGCGGGGGTCGCTTCAGGGCGGGAAGAGGCAGCCGCCAGTTGGGGGAGCTCACAGGCACTGCCCAGGGCCAAGTGGAATGGCCCCTCCGATGGGCACTTAGGTCCAGCCTCGGGGAGTTTCAGCCCCCAAGCCCTGCTGCCCCCTGGCATGCTCCCAGTCCTGGGGTCTAGCAGCTGATGTGGGGATAGCCACTGGATTAGATGTCTCCCCCCTCCAAGGCTGGATAGCGATATATCATTTTAATATCATCTTCATttagaccataacatgctgtaaattttatggAAATATagacagataaattgtaaacagatcagAACATTGGcatgattattgtaataacctgcagtttcataagagtatatattttaaGTAGATGGATAAAGGTTTCTGTTTGATTTATCTTATCCTCAATTTTGCCTGGAGAGGGGGCACCAGGAAGGTGTTCATCCTCTCATTGGTACATGAGAGGAAAGGGAACCCTGTCTCTTCGAAATTTCCCTTCTTGCAGTGCCTCTGTGTGTTGCGTCACATCCCACAAACACTGATCTCCCGTGAGACCTTTAAAAGGGGGCTGGGCGGGTCTGTAGGGGCCCCAAAGGCTCCCCCTCCTGCCTCTGGAGGTTGGGGGGAGGCCCCCCTTGTGCCTTCCATGCCCCACTTTGGGACTGCCCCTTTGGCCCTCTTCTCCTGGTCTGATCCAGTGGGAATGTTCCTCggactctctctctttccctctaggTGTCTTCCACCTGGGAGTCCCTGTGGAGGGTCTGTTCTTCGTGGGCAGCCAGCTCATCGCCACCAGCCACACAGGGAAGATTGGCGTCTGGAACGCAGTCACCAAACACTGGCAGGTGGGCACGCGGCCCGGCGCCTGGTCTCTGGGTGAAGGGTGGCAGGGGCTGCGGCTGCAGACTTCCTCTCCTGGAAGCCGCCTCCAGAGCTTGTCGGCAGCATCTGGTCAGGGGAGAAAAAGGtggtaggtggggggggggtctcggGGTCTCGGCTCCTCTTGAGTACCATGTGCAGTTTCTGGGATAACCCTAAGCAGGTCAAGTCTTTCCACCCCAAAAGTGTCTattgatatatttattttgtgAATTGTTTCCCATGACTtctcctgtgggaatgttcaaggtagcaggagaggatatattgtttattaatatcctttctaacttgcgctagcaagtttctttacttagcagagttacattcccccttttacatgcacagcagatagccggttgcaggctcgtgtgagcctctcactattatacaattcagtctgtctcagattgaattgcacgttcctggtaagttcccttgaatccctcttagaagaataaagatgccacaatcttattcaaagtcaataagagaagtttactcacatcagttcacagttggatccctgaaggcagtattagttacaaatatgtacatgtggatctacacCATAcaggggaataatcccagtgcttctgctagctgagagtcagcagagcagtcctagctagacgctggtcaaacgaagaaggaagtcaagAAGAAGGAAGGGTGCTGCGTGACTTGTCCTTTTGTTGCCTGGACAGGTGAGGTCACGCGCACCTctaggatgctccaggccaggaggaaacaggaagttttgagtggctggaccaaacattccctcgcatgtcttctctcgcattacaaggaatgttgtacttgactgcctctcatggatcacatcccacatttCCCTCACCTCATCCACAGCCTCACAGGTGCATCATTGCGGGGGGGCCTCCACTGGCTCCCCATTTGCTGTCCTCaaaatagaatcagagaattgtagagtggaaAGGGAGCCGAGGGCCACCTggcccagccctctgcaatgcaaggatTGCAGCTAGAACACCCACGACAGAGGGCCACTTGACCTCTGTTTCAAGCCCATCCCCTTCCCAGgttgtccgttccactgtcaaatgcaTCTTCCCAACGTTTGTCCTAAgatttagtctgaatctcctttcttgcaactggaagccattggttcaagtcctgccccCGGGAGAGCAAGAAACAAGCCCTTCAGAGATTTGGCAAGGGCTATGAGCTTGCCGTCTGCCTCCTCTTCGCCTCCCAGTTCTTTTTCTGAccgctctccccctccctccggcccCCACAGACTCAGGACATGGTCCCCATCAACAGCTACGACGCGGCCGGCTCCTTCTTGCTCCTGGGGTGCAACAACGGGTCCATCTACTATGTAGGTGAGTGATGGGGAGGGGGCTCCTTGGCACGGAGGTCTCCTCCAGCCCTTTCCAGGGCCAACGAGGGCCAGGCAGACAGGGCACCCAAACTCCATGCGGTTTCTCCTctctgctgagaccacataacaccggtcttgaaagacctacattggctcccagtacgtttctgggcacaattcaaagtgttggtgctgacctttcaagccctaaacaacctcaaaggcccagtagatctgaaggagcgtctccacccccatcatccagcctggacactgaggtccagctccgagggccttctggcggttccctccctgcgagaagtgaggttacagggaaccaggcagagggccttctcggtggtggtgcctgccctgtggaacattctcccatcagatgtcaaagaaattaacaactatctgacttttagaaattacctgaaggcagccctgtttagggaagtttttaatgactgatgttttaatgtatttttaattttttgttggaagccgccgagagtggctggggaaacccagccagatgggcgaggtataaataataaatttttattattgtcCTCTTAGATGTGCAGAAGTTCCCACTGCGCATGAAGGACAACGACCTTCTGGTGACGGAGCTCTATCGCGATCCCTCGGAGGATGCCATCACCGCACTCAGTGTCTACCTGACGCCCAAGAGCAGTAAggggctctcctcctcctcctccccgcccccccatctcTGCCTTCAGAGCTGGGCAAGGGGGGTCTGGGCAGCTAGCCCTTCTGCCCCCTTCTCCTCTACTTGCTTCAGCAATGTAGCCCTCCccgggggccatctagtccaaccccctccaatgcaagaTTCTCAGCTGGATCATGTATGACAggtgcccatccaacctctgcttaaaaacctccacggcAGGAGCAgccaccacctccccttcccaaaCAGCTCcggctgtcaggaagttcttcctaatgtttggtcAGATTGGACCATGGAgcccctggggttcccttccaactctgcgattctgtGGTTCCATGACTccggaatctcctttattgccttttgaat contains:
- the SHKBP1 gene encoding SH3KBP1-binding protein 1 isoform X1, with the protein product MAASRAGGGAELVQLNVGGRRFSTSRQTLTWIPDSFFSSLLSGRISTLKDETGAIFIDRDPDIFAPILNFLRTKELDIRRTNVSLLLHEAQFYGITPLVRRLQLREELERSSCGSVLFNGYLPPPVFPAKRRNRHSVTGAQLAARAGNLSERGLVRRSNTMPPNLGNAGLLGRLLEERASATGGTGDPGVVRLVCGHHNWIAVAFAQFFVCYRMKETSGWQLAFCSPRLDWVIERLALNARVLGGSLGDSDKMVAAASCSEILLWALQPDGNGTEIGVFHLGVPVEGLFFVGSQLIATSHTGKIGVWNAVTKHWQTQDMVPINSYDAAGSFLLLGCNNGSIYYVDVQKFPLRMKDNDLLVTELYRDPSEDAITALSVYLTPKSSNSGNWIEIAYGTSSGTVRVIVQHPETVSSGPQLFQTFAVHRSPVTKVMLSERHLISVCADNNHVRTWTVTRFRGMISTQPGSTPLASFKILALESVDGHGGCSAGTDIGPFGERDDQQVFLQRVVPDASKLYVRLSSTGKRICEVRSVDGSPITAFAVQECEGSSRIGSRPRRYLFTGHTNGSLQMWDLTTAMEVVGQPADAGGLSEEELLQELEQCDLALSHSLEAHPARPLAPASTPWTASTSSLQCQDSDGPRDKAARGSPAPVCRFGRENPPPLDSPHLQRGDPDRRRLSGNFVERCQELARSSGLAHPDPRWVPREQQGAKARRGAGGPAGGGATAAPRPPSPSPSPGEPPIPLAPSKVRLSETSF
- the SHKBP1 gene encoding SH3KBP1-binding protein 1 isoform X2; this translates as MAASRAGGGAELVQLNVGGRRFSTSRQTLTWIPDSFFSSLLSGRISTLKDETGAIFIDRDPDIFAPILNFLRTKELDIRRTNVSLLLHEAQFYGITPLVRRLQLREELERSSCGSVLFNGYLPPPVFPAKRRNRHSVTGAQLAARAGNLSERGLVRRSNTMPPNLGNAGLLGRLLEERASATGGTGDPGVVRLVCGHHNWIAVAFAQFFVCYRMKETSGWQLAFCSPRLDWVIERLALNARVLGGSLGDSDKMVAAASCSEILLWALQPDGNGTEIGVFHLGVPVEGLFFVGSQLIATSHTGKIGVWNAVTKHWQTQDMVPINSYDAAGSFLLLGCNNGSIYYVDVQKFPLRMKDNDLLVTELYRDPSEDAITALSVYLTPKSSNSGNWIEIAYGTSSGTVRVIVQHPETVSSGPQLFQTFAVHRSPVTKVMLSERHLISVCADNNHVRTWTVTRFRGMISTQPGSTPLASFKILALESVDGHGGCSAGTDIGPFGERDDQQVFLQRVVPDASKLYVRLSSTGKRICEVRSVDGSPITAFAVQECEGSSRIGSRPRRYLFTGHTNGSLQMWDLTTAMEVVGQPADAGGLSEEELLQELEQCDLALSHSLEAHPARPLAPASTPWTASTSLQCQDSDGPRDKAARGSPAPVCRFGRENPPPLDSPHLQRGDPDRRRLSGNFVERCQELARSSGLAHPDPRWVPREQQGAKARRGAGGPAGGGATAAPRPPSPSPSPGEPPIPLAPSKVRLSETSF